In Misgurnus anguillicaudatus chromosome 5, ASM2758022v2, whole genome shotgun sequence, a genomic segment contains:
- the specc1la gene encoding cytospin-A isoform X1: MKKAGRPVGNKAASGGGKGDAVTAGPSAGKTAVKSPTTVPLSKVKSNDDLLAAMAGSSVGANNSAAKSKKSTSAHSTSSNTNNPDNKTKTTSGPSGKRTSSTASKESNSSRDRLRNSRNSSSKKQSSTGSSDKTQHRHSRGQAQTSDSESRMSKSKSDGHLNDKVALEAKVKDLLGLAKSKDVEILQLRGELRDMRVQLGLPEEDEEEERPPEREAAAVITAADVESTLLLLQDQNHAIRGELNLLKNENRMLKDRLNALGFSLEQRLDGAEKNFLYLTSPDPSSSGGGGGHGDTVVSSVEGSAPGSMEDLLTGGQRSGSTDNLDSESSEVYQAVTSSDDALDAPSGCGSLSSSESEGGAPECHNTSRKGSSGNTSEVSVACLTERIHQMEENQHSTAEELQATLQELADLQQITQELNGENERLGEEKVLLMDSLCQQSDKLEHCGRQIEYFRSLLDEHGVAYSVDEDIKSGRYLELEQRYVELMDNTRFEREQLLGVQQHLSNTLKMAEQDNAEAQSVIAALKERNHHMDRLLDVERQERGSIAALLEECKAAVNGDQAELSRCRALLEQERQTVAELYSIHNAGDKSDIHQLLEGVRLDKEEAEAKAAKLQDDLGHSRSEVACLQDTLNKLDAEYRDFQSEVQKELSEQKRALEKQREDMQEKEREIGDMKETIFELEDEVEQHRAVKLHDNLIISDLENSMKKLQDQKHDMEREIKILHRKLREESAEWRQFQADLQTAVVIANDIKSEAQEEIGDLRRRLQEAQEKNEKLAKELDEIKNRKQDEERGRVYNYMNAVERDLAALRQGMGLSRRPSTSSEPSPTVKTLIKSFDSASQGPGANATAIAAAAAAAASTAATTTTLPRTPLSPSPMKTPPAAAVSPIQRHSVSGSMAATKPLSSLADKRPSYTDISMPAAEHLLRAANGSRPASALQRVANMDTSKAITVSRRSSEEAKRDISTPDGGPASSLIAMGSSAPPLSLSASSSPTASVNPTARSRLREERKDPLSALAREYGGSKRNALLRWCQKKTEGYQNIDITNFSSSWNDGLAFCAVLHTYLPAHIPYQELNSQDKRRNFTLAFQAAESVGIKSTLDINEMVHTERPDWQSVMTYVTAIYKYFET; this comes from the exons ATGAAGAAAGCAGGCAGGCCGGTGGGGAATAAGGCAGCGAGTGGAGGAGGTAAAGGTGACGCAGTGACAGCTGGACCCTCTGCTGGCAAAACTGCTGTTAAGAGCCCAACCACAGTGCCACTCTCCAAG GTGAAAAGCAATGATGATCTTTTAGCTGCTATGGCTGGGAGCAGTGTAGGTGCAAACAACAGTGCTGCCAAGAGCAAGAAATCGACCTCTGCTCACTCAACTTCCTCAAACACTAACAACCCTGATAACAAGACCAAGACCACCTCGG GCCCATCCGGCAAACGGACATCATCCACGGCCTCCAAAGAGTCCAACTCCTCGCGAGATCGTTTGCGTAACTCCAGAAACTCCAGCAGTAAGAAGCAGTCATCCACTGGTAGTTCTGACAAAACCCAGCACAGACATTCTCGTGGACAGGCCCAAACATCAGACTCGGAGAGCCGCATGAGCAAATCAAAGTCTGACGGACATCTAAACGATAAGGTGGCCCTGGAGGCCAAAGTAAAAGATCTGTTAGGTCTGGCCAAAAGCAAAGACGTGGAAATCCTGCAGCTACGGGGGGAGCTGAGAGACATGAGGGTTCAGCTGGGACTGCCTGAG GAGGATGAAGAAGAAGAGAGGCCACCAGAGAGGGAGGCTGCGGCCGTGATCACAGCTGCAGATGTGGAGTCAACATTGCTGCTCCTACAGGATCAGAACCACGCTATCCGTGGAGAGCTCAACCTGCTCAAGAATGAAAATCGTATGTTAAAGGACCGTCTTAATGCACTGGGCTTTTCTCTGGAGCAGAGATTGGATGGGGCGGAAAAAAACTTTCTCTATCTTACCAGTCCTGACCCTTCCTCCTCTGGGGGAGGTGGAGGTCATGGAGACACTGTGGTCTCGTCTGTAGAGGGATCTGCACCGGGCTCCATGGAGGACCTTCTGACAGGTGGCCAGCGAAGTGGCTCAACAGACAACCTGGACAGTGAGTCTAGTGAGGTCTACCAAGCAGTCACCTCCAGTGACGATGCTTTGGATGCCCCCTCTGGCTGCGGTTCTTTGTCGTCCTCTGAGTCTGAAGGTGGCGCTCCTGAATGTCACAACACGTCCCGTAAGGGGAGCAGCGGCAACACCAGCGAGGTCTCGGTGGCGTGTCTGACAGAGCGCATACACCAGATGGAGGAGAACCAACACAGCACAGCTGAGGAGCTCCAAGCGACCCTGCAGGAGCTGGCAGACCTGCAGCAGATAACGCAGGAGCTAAATGGCGAGAACGAACGGCTCGGAGAAGAAAAGGTGCTGCTTATGGACTCTCTTTGCCAGCAGAGCGACAAACTAGAGCACTGTGGCCGTCAAATCGAGTACTTCCGCTCGCTGCTGGACGAGCACGGTGTGGCCTATTCAGTGGATGAGGACATCAAAAGTGGCCGATACTTGGAGTTAGAGCAGCGATATGTAGAGCTCATGGACAACACTCGCTTTGAGCGCGAGCAGCTCCTCGGTGTGCAGCAACACCTCAGCAACACTCTGAAGATGGCCGAGCAGGACAACGCCGAAGCTCAGAGTGTTATCGCAGCGCTGAAAGAGCGTAACCATCACATGGATCGGCTGTTAGATGTGGAGAGGCAGGAGCGGGGTAGCATAGCCGCCCTGTTAGAGGAATGTAAAGCCGCCGTAAACGGTGACCAGGCTGAGCTGAGCCGATGCCGTGCCTTACTGGAGCAAGAGAGGCAAACGGTTGCTGAGCTCTACTCCATCCACAATGCTGGTGATAAGAGCGATATCCACCAGCTTCTGGAGGGGGTCAGGCTAGACAAGGAAGAAGCCGAAGCCAAGGCCGCCAAACTGCAGGATGATCTGGGACACTCACGCAGTGAGGTGGCATGTCTACAGGACACCCTTAATAAG CTGGATGCAGAGTACAGGGACTTCCAGAGCGAGGTGCAAAAAGAGTTGTCGGAGCAGAAGAGGGCTCTAGAGAAGCAACGTGAGGACATGCAGGAAAAAGAGAGGGAGATCGGCGACATGAAGGAGACCATCTTCGAGTTGGAGGATGAAGTTGAGCAGCACCGAGCTGTCAAACTTCATGACAACCTCATCATCAGTGACCTAGAGA ATTCAATGAAGAAGCTTCAGGATCAGAAGCACGACATGGAGCGAGAAATAAAGATCCTGCACCGCAAACTCAGG GAAGAGTCGGCAGAGTGGCGTCAGTTCCAGGCGGACCTGCAGACTGCTGTGGTCATTGCTAATGACATCAAATCGGAAGCACAGGAGGAGATTGGTGACTTGCGGCGCCGCCTGCAAGAAGCCCAGGAGAAGAATGAGAAATTGGCCAAAGAACTGGATGAAATTAAAAACCGCAA GCAAGACGAGGAACGTGGCCGTGTATATAACTACATGAATGCTGTGGAGAGGGATCTGGCCGCGCTCCGGCAGGGGATGGGATTAAGTCGACGCCCCTCCACATCATCTGAACCTTCACCCACAGTTAAAACCCTTATCAAAAGCTTCGACAGTGCCTCTCAGG GTCCCGGAGCCAATGCTACTGCAATTGCTGCAGCTGCCGCAGCAGCAGCGAGCACAGCCGCGACCACCACCACCTTACCCCGCACACCTCTCAGCCCCAGCCCTATGAAGACCCCGCCTGCTGCCGCAGTCTCACCCATACAG AGACATTCAGTCAGTGGCTCTATGGCTGCCACCAAGCCCCTCTCCTCACTTGCAGACAAAAGACCCAGCTACACAGACATCAGCATGCCAG CAGCAGAGCATCTGCTCCGAGCAGCCAATGGCAGTCGTCCTGCATCAGCCCTCCAAAGAGTCGCCAACATGGACACATCAAAGGCCATCACAG TCTCTCGTAGAAGCAGCGAAGAGGCAAAGAGGGATATCAGTACTCCTGATGGAGGTCCAGCTTCCTCTCTGATAGCCATGGGATCTAGTGCACCTCCTCTCTCCCTTTCTGCTTCCTCCTCCCCCACGGCCTCCGTCAACCCCACAGCACGCAGCCGCCTTCG AGAGGAGCGGAAAGACCCCCTGTCCGCTTTGGCTCGTGAATATGGCGGTTCTAAAAGAAATGCGCTGTTGAGATGGTGTCAAAAGAAGACTGAAGGTTATCAG AACATCGACATAACCAACTTCAGCAGTAGCTGGAATGATGGGCTGGCATTTTGTGCTGTTCTGCACACATACCTGCCAGCTCATATTCCTTATCAGGAGCTCAACAGTCAAGACAAG AGACGAAATTTCACGTTAGCCTTCCAAGCAGCTGAAAGCGTCGGCATCAAATCCACTCTG GACATCAATGAAATGGTCCATACAGAAAGACCAGACTGGCAGAGTGTCATGACTTACGTCACAGCTATCTACAAGTATTTCGAGACCTGA
- the specc1la gene encoding cytospin-A isoform X2: MKKAGRPVGNKAASGGGKGDAVTAGPSAGKTAVKSPTTVPLSKVKSNDDLLAAMAGSSVGANNSAAKSKKSTSAHSTSSNTNNPDNKTKTTSGPSGKRTSSTASKESNSSRDRLRNSRNSSSKKQSSTGSSDKTQHRHSRGQAQTSDSESRMSKSKSDGHLNDKVALEAKVKDLLGLAKSKDVEILQLRGELRDMRVQLGLPEEDEEEERPPEREAAAVITAADVESTLLLLQDQNHAIRGELNLLKNENRMLKDRLNALGFSLEQRLDGAEKNFLYLTSPDPSSSGGGGGHGDTVVSSVEGSAPGSMEDLLTGGQRSGSTDNLDSESSEVYQAVTSSDDALDAPSGCGSLSSSESEGGAPECHNTSRKGSSGNTSEVSVACLTERIHQMEENQHSTAEELQATLQELADLQQITQELNGENERLGEEKVLLMDSLCQQSDKLEHCGRQIEYFRSLLDEHGVAYSVDEDIKSGRYLELEQRYVELMDNTRFEREQLLGVQQHLSNTLKMAEQDNAEAQSVIAALKERNHHMDRLLDVERQERGSIAALLEECKAAVNGDQAELSRCRALLEQERQTVAELYSIHNAGDKSDIHQLLEGVRLDKEEAEAKAAKLQDDLGHSRSEVACLQDTLNKLDAEYRDFQSEVQKELSEQKRALEKQREDMQEKEREIGDMKETIFELEDEVEQHRAVKLHDNLIISDLENSMKKLQDQKHDMEREIKILHRKLREESAEWRQFQADLQTAVVIANDIKSEAQEEIGDLRRRLQEAQEKNEKLAKELDEIKNRKQDEERGRVYNYMNAVERDLAALRQGMGLSRRPSTSSEPSPTVKTLIKSFDSASQGPGANATAIAAAAAAAASTAATTTTLPRTPLSPSPMKTPPAAAVSPIQRHSVSGSMAATKPLSSLADKRPSYTDISMPAEHLLRAANGSRPASALQRVANMDTSKAITVSRRSSEEAKRDISTPDGGPASSLIAMGSSAPPLSLSASSSPTASVNPTARSRLREERKDPLSALAREYGGSKRNALLRWCQKKTEGYQNIDITNFSSSWNDGLAFCAVLHTYLPAHIPYQELNSQDKRRNFTLAFQAAESVGIKSTLDINEMVHTERPDWQSVMTYVTAIYKYFET; this comes from the exons ATGAAGAAAGCAGGCAGGCCGGTGGGGAATAAGGCAGCGAGTGGAGGAGGTAAAGGTGACGCAGTGACAGCTGGACCCTCTGCTGGCAAAACTGCTGTTAAGAGCCCAACCACAGTGCCACTCTCCAAG GTGAAAAGCAATGATGATCTTTTAGCTGCTATGGCTGGGAGCAGTGTAGGTGCAAACAACAGTGCTGCCAAGAGCAAGAAATCGACCTCTGCTCACTCAACTTCCTCAAACACTAACAACCCTGATAACAAGACCAAGACCACCTCGG GCCCATCCGGCAAACGGACATCATCCACGGCCTCCAAAGAGTCCAACTCCTCGCGAGATCGTTTGCGTAACTCCAGAAACTCCAGCAGTAAGAAGCAGTCATCCACTGGTAGTTCTGACAAAACCCAGCACAGACATTCTCGTGGACAGGCCCAAACATCAGACTCGGAGAGCCGCATGAGCAAATCAAAGTCTGACGGACATCTAAACGATAAGGTGGCCCTGGAGGCCAAAGTAAAAGATCTGTTAGGTCTGGCCAAAAGCAAAGACGTGGAAATCCTGCAGCTACGGGGGGAGCTGAGAGACATGAGGGTTCAGCTGGGACTGCCTGAG GAGGATGAAGAAGAAGAGAGGCCACCAGAGAGGGAGGCTGCGGCCGTGATCACAGCTGCAGATGTGGAGTCAACATTGCTGCTCCTACAGGATCAGAACCACGCTATCCGTGGAGAGCTCAACCTGCTCAAGAATGAAAATCGTATGTTAAAGGACCGTCTTAATGCACTGGGCTTTTCTCTGGAGCAGAGATTGGATGGGGCGGAAAAAAACTTTCTCTATCTTACCAGTCCTGACCCTTCCTCCTCTGGGGGAGGTGGAGGTCATGGAGACACTGTGGTCTCGTCTGTAGAGGGATCTGCACCGGGCTCCATGGAGGACCTTCTGACAGGTGGCCAGCGAAGTGGCTCAACAGACAACCTGGACAGTGAGTCTAGTGAGGTCTACCAAGCAGTCACCTCCAGTGACGATGCTTTGGATGCCCCCTCTGGCTGCGGTTCTTTGTCGTCCTCTGAGTCTGAAGGTGGCGCTCCTGAATGTCACAACACGTCCCGTAAGGGGAGCAGCGGCAACACCAGCGAGGTCTCGGTGGCGTGTCTGACAGAGCGCATACACCAGATGGAGGAGAACCAACACAGCACAGCTGAGGAGCTCCAAGCGACCCTGCAGGAGCTGGCAGACCTGCAGCAGATAACGCAGGAGCTAAATGGCGAGAACGAACGGCTCGGAGAAGAAAAGGTGCTGCTTATGGACTCTCTTTGCCAGCAGAGCGACAAACTAGAGCACTGTGGCCGTCAAATCGAGTACTTCCGCTCGCTGCTGGACGAGCACGGTGTGGCCTATTCAGTGGATGAGGACATCAAAAGTGGCCGATACTTGGAGTTAGAGCAGCGATATGTAGAGCTCATGGACAACACTCGCTTTGAGCGCGAGCAGCTCCTCGGTGTGCAGCAACACCTCAGCAACACTCTGAAGATGGCCGAGCAGGACAACGCCGAAGCTCAGAGTGTTATCGCAGCGCTGAAAGAGCGTAACCATCACATGGATCGGCTGTTAGATGTGGAGAGGCAGGAGCGGGGTAGCATAGCCGCCCTGTTAGAGGAATGTAAAGCCGCCGTAAACGGTGACCAGGCTGAGCTGAGCCGATGCCGTGCCTTACTGGAGCAAGAGAGGCAAACGGTTGCTGAGCTCTACTCCATCCACAATGCTGGTGATAAGAGCGATATCCACCAGCTTCTGGAGGGGGTCAGGCTAGACAAGGAAGAAGCCGAAGCCAAGGCCGCCAAACTGCAGGATGATCTGGGACACTCACGCAGTGAGGTGGCATGTCTACAGGACACCCTTAATAAG CTGGATGCAGAGTACAGGGACTTCCAGAGCGAGGTGCAAAAAGAGTTGTCGGAGCAGAAGAGGGCTCTAGAGAAGCAACGTGAGGACATGCAGGAAAAAGAGAGGGAGATCGGCGACATGAAGGAGACCATCTTCGAGTTGGAGGATGAAGTTGAGCAGCACCGAGCTGTCAAACTTCATGACAACCTCATCATCAGTGACCTAGAGA ATTCAATGAAGAAGCTTCAGGATCAGAAGCACGACATGGAGCGAGAAATAAAGATCCTGCACCGCAAACTCAGG GAAGAGTCGGCAGAGTGGCGTCAGTTCCAGGCGGACCTGCAGACTGCTGTGGTCATTGCTAATGACATCAAATCGGAAGCACAGGAGGAGATTGGTGACTTGCGGCGCCGCCTGCAAGAAGCCCAGGAGAAGAATGAGAAATTGGCCAAAGAACTGGATGAAATTAAAAACCGCAA GCAAGACGAGGAACGTGGCCGTGTATATAACTACATGAATGCTGTGGAGAGGGATCTGGCCGCGCTCCGGCAGGGGATGGGATTAAGTCGACGCCCCTCCACATCATCTGAACCTTCACCCACAGTTAAAACCCTTATCAAAAGCTTCGACAGTGCCTCTCAGG GTCCCGGAGCCAATGCTACTGCAATTGCTGCAGCTGCCGCAGCAGCAGCGAGCACAGCCGCGACCACCACCACCTTACCCCGCACACCTCTCAGCCCCAGCCCTATGAAGACCCCGCCTGCTGCCGCAGTCTCACCCATACAG AGACATTCAGTCAGTGGCTCTATGGCTGCCACCAAGCCCCTCTCCTCACTTGCAGACAAAAGACCCAGCTACACAGACATCAGCATGCCAG CAGAGCATCTGCTCCGAGCAGCCAATGGCAGTCGTCCTGCATCAGCCCTCCAAAGAGTCGCCAACATGGACACATCAAAGGCCATCACAG TCTCTCGTAGAAGCAGCGAAGAGGCAAAGAGGGATATCAGTACTCCTGATGGAGGTCCAGCTTCCTCTCTGATAGCCATGGGATCTAGTGCACCTCCTCTCTCCCTTTCTGCTTCCTCCTCCCCCACGGCCTCCGTCAACCCCACAGCACGCAGCCGCCTTCG AGAGGAGCGGAAAGACCCCCTGTCCGCTTTGGCTCGTGAATATGGCGGTTCTAAAAGAAATGCGCTGTTGAGATGGTGTCAAAAGAAGACTGAAGGTTATCAG AACATCGACATAACCAACTTCAGCAGTAGCTGGAATGATGGGCTGGCATTTTGTGCTGTTCTGCACACATACCTGCCAGCTCATATTCCTTATCAGGAGCTCAACAGTCAAGACAAG AGACGAAATTTCACGTTAGCCTTCCAAGCAGCTGAAAGCGTCGGCATCAAATCCACTCTG GACATCAATGAAATGGTCCATACAGAAAGACCAGACTGGCAGAGTGTCATGACTTACGTCACAGCTATCTACAAGTATTTCGAGACCTGA